In one Parageobacillus genomosp. 1 genomic region, the following are encoded:
- the copZ gene encoding copper chaperone CopZ produces MAITLHVQGMTCGHCKMAVTNALKELDGVKNVEVHLQEGTVDVDYDETKVSIEKLKEAIEEQGYDVK; encoded by the coding sequence ATGGCAATTACATTACATGTACAAGGAATGACTTGCGGGCACTGCAAAATGGCAGTGACGAACGCTCTTAAAGAGTTAGACGGGGTAAAAAATGTAGAAGTACATCTGCAAGAAGGTACTGTGGATGTAGATTATGATGAAACGAAAGTAAGTATAGAAAAACTCAAAGAAGCGATTGAAGAGCAAGGTTACGATGTGAAGTAA
- a CDS encoding sigma-70 family RNA polymerase sigma factor yields MRLYSKSLFRYLYRLTNDYHLAEDLLQETFYKVYLHVSGISNIVQIKSWLYRIAYNTFIDHCRKAKKMQLVQVDDFFASLKLDPLLETENAFLQKYELELIYKHLSNMKELQQKAIMLVDLKGFSYKEAAELLNVKLPYLKSLVFRGRRELEKRLRNEVKG; encoded by the coding sequence ATGCGCTTGTATTCAAAATCCCTTTTTCGCTATCTGTACAGATTAACCAATGATTATCATTTGGCAGAGGATCTCCTGCAGGAAACATTTTATAAGGTTTATTTACATGTAAGCGGCATAAGCAACATAGTACAAATAAAGTCATGGCTTTACCGGATCGCTTATAATACCTTCATCGACCACTGCAGAAAAGCAAAAAAGATGCAGCTTGTACAAGTGGATGATTTCTTTGCGTCGTTAAAGCTAGATCCATTATTAGAAACGGAAAACGCGTTTTTGCAAAAATATGAGCTGGAGTTGATTTATAAACATTTGTCCAACATGAAAGAACTGCAACAAAAAGCCATTATGCTCGTTGATTTAAAAGGATTCAGCTACAAAGAAGCGGCGGAGCTGTTAAACGTAAAACTCCCTTATTTAAAAAGCCTTGTGTTTCGGGGCAGGCGGGAATTAGAAAAACGATTACGCAATGAGGTGAAGGGATGA
- a CDS encoding TVP38/TMEM64 family protein has translation MKEQIITLLNTYENVSYLISIAINIIISILGIVPSVFLTAANLAVFGFWKGTFLSFAGEAIGAIISFILYRKGFKKFSESKLFSHPKVRRLLEAKGLEIFFLVLSLRLLPFVPSGVVTFVAAVGKTSLLVFIIASSLGKIPALLLEAYSVYQLMNWTWQGKVILTFLSVCLFLFTWKKINRKKAQTNKIERDL, from the coding sequence ATGAAAGAGCAAATCATTACACTACTCAACACATATGAAAATGTTTCTTATCTCATTAGTATCGCTATAAATATTATAATCAGTATTTTAGGAATTGTACCAAGCGTTTTTCTAACGGCTGCCAATTTGGCCGTGTTCGGGTTTTGGAAAGGTACCTTTTTATCTTTTGCAGGGGAAGCAATCGGAGCAATTATCTCCTTTATTTTATATCGTAAAGGATTCAAGAAGTTTTCTGAATCCAAGTTATTTTCCCACCCAAAAGTCAGACGTTTGCTTGAAGCAAAAGGTTTAGAAATCTTTTTTCTTGTTCTATCTTTGCGGCTTCTTCCTTTTGTTCCGTCAGGAGTAGTGACTTTTGTTGCGGCGGTAGGAAAAACGTCCTTACTGGTCTTTATCATTGCCAGCTCGCTTGGCAAGATACCAGCATTATTATTAGAAGCTTATTCCGTTTACCAATTGATGAATTGGACATGGCAAGGGAAAGTAATATTAACATTTTTGTCTGTTTGTTTATTCCTTTTTACTTGGAAGAAAATCAATCGAAAAAAGGCTCAAACGAACAAAATTGAAAGGGATTTATAA
- a CDS encoding heavy metal translocating P-type ATPase has product MSEQRTVTLKVTGMTCAACSNRIEKVLNKMDGVEANVNLAMEKATIKYDPSKQSIADIQKKIENLGYGVATEKVTLDIEGMTCAACAARIEKGLNRMEGVTNVAVNLATNSAVVEYKEGIVSVEDILEKIKKLGYKGQIRNEEQDHAGRREKLLKQKQRQLAISIILSLPLLYTMIAHMPFDIGLPMPNILMNPWFQLLLATPVQFYIGGPFYVGAYRALRNKSANMDVLVSLGTSAAYFYSLYEAFKTLGNPEYMPRLYFETSAVLITLVLVGKYFESLAKGRTTEAISKLLSLQAKEATVIRNGEEIRVPLEKVVIGDTILVKPGEKIPVDGTVIAGVSSVDESMITGESIPVDKKEGDSVIGATINKNGVLTIRAEKVGKDTALANIIKIVEEAQGSKAPIQRMADVISGIFVPIVVGIAVVAFIIWYFFVAPGDLPKALEVAIAVLVIACPCALGLATPTSIMVGTGKGAEKGILFKGGEYLEGTHKINAVLLDKTGTVTKGKPEVTDVLEFREDMLDYAVSAESASEHPLAHAIVEYGKKRAISVKPLEHFSAITGHGIEATIDGKNVLVGTRKLMKERSVEISMHEDKMIELEKQGKTAMLVAIDEQLAGIIAVADTVKESSKEAIQTLKQMGIEVYMVTGDNKRTAEAIANQVHIDHVYAEVLPEDKAKIVEELQKQGKQVAMVGDGINDAPALAKADIGMAIGTGADVAIETADVTLVGGDLAHIPKAIELSRKTMKNIRQNLFWALFYNTIGIPVAAAGLLEPWVAGAAMAFSSVSVVTNALRLKRVKI; this is encoded by the coding sequence ATGAGTGAACAAAGAACCGTGACACTGAAGGTAACCGGCATGACATGTGCCGCTTGTTCCAATCGTATTGAGAAAGTGTTGAACAAAATGGATGGGGTAGAGGCGAATGTCAATTTGGCGATGGAAAAAGCAACGATTAAATACGATCCATCGAAACAAAGCATAGCCGATATCCAAAAGAAAATTGAGAACTTGGGGTATGGAGTTGCAACTGAAAAGGTGACGCTAGATATTGAAGGGATGACATGTGCAGCGTGTGCGGCACGGATTGAAAAAGGGTTAAATCGTATGGAAGGTGTTACAAATGTTGCTGTAAACTTGGCGACAAACAGCGCTGTTGTAGAATACAAGGAAGGCATTGTATCTGTAGAAGACATTTTAGAGAAAATCAAAAAGCTTGGGTACAAAGGGCAGATCCGAAACGAAGAACAAGATCATGCAGGCCGGAGAGAAAAGTTGCTTAAACAAAAACAACGACAACTTGCCATTTCCATCATCTTATCGCTGCCTTTGCTTTATACGATGATTGCTCATATGCCATTTGATATAGGCTTACCGATGCCGAACATTTTGATGAATCCGTGGTTCCAGCTTCTTTTGGCTACACCCGTTCAGTTCTACATCGGCGGTCCCTTCTATGTAGGGGCATACCGGGCATTACGTAACAAGAGTGCCAACATGGATGTACTAGTGTCGCTTGGAACATCGGCAGCTTACTTTTACAGCTTGTACGAGGCTTTCAAAACATTAGGAAATCCTGAATATATGCCAAGATTGTATTTTGAAACAAGTGCCGTGCTGATTACGCTTGTCCTTGTCGGAAAATACTTTGAATCGTTGGCGAAAGGGCGAACAACGGAAGCCATCTCTAAACTGTTGAGCCTGCAGGCAAAAGAAGCTACTGTCATCCGTAATGGGGAAGAAATAAGAGTTCCACTTGAAAAAGTGGTGATAGGTGATACCATTCTCGTCAAGCCGGGAGAAAAAATCCCGGTAGACGGTACCGTCATCGCCGGAGTATCTTCCGTAGACGAATCGATGATTACTGGTGAATCCATTCCTGTTGATAAGAAGGAAGGCGACTCTGTCATCGGAGCAACCATTAATAAAAATGGTGTACTAACCATTCGGGCAGAAAAGGTTGGGAAAGATACAGCACTTGCCAATATCATTAAAATCGTAGAAGAGGCGCAAGGATCGAAAGCGCCTATTCAGCGTATGGCTGATGTCATTTCGGGTATTTTCGTACCAATTGTTGTAGGAATTGCTGTCGTTGCATTCATTATATGGTACTTCTTTGTGGCGCCGGGCGACTTGCCAAAGGCGCTTGAGGTGGCCATCGCGGTTCTTGTTATTGCGTGTCCTTGTGCGCTTGGCCTTGCCACACCGACATCCATTATGGTCGGTACAGGCAAAGGCGCAGAAAAGGGGATCCTCTTTAAAGGAGGTGAGTACCTAGAGGGAACGCATAAAATCAATGCCGTGTTACTGGATAAAACAGGAACAGTGACAAAAGGAAAACCAGAAGTAACAGATGTGCTGGAATTCCGAGAAGACATGCTCGATTATGCCGTTTCCGCCGAGAGCGCTTCGGAACATCCGCTGGCTCATGCGATTGTGGAATATGGGAAGAAACGAGCGATTTCTGTTAAGCCACTGGAGCATTTCTCCGCGATTACCGGTCACGGAATTGAAGCGACCATTGATGGAAAAAATGTCCTTGTTGGAACGCGAAAGCTGATGAAGGAACGCTCTGTAGAGATTTCTATGCATGAAGATAAAATGATAGAGCTTGAAAAACAAGGAAAAACTGCCATGTTAGTTGCTATTGACGAGCAGCTTGCTGGCATCATTGCTGTCGCTGATACGGTAAAAGAAAGCTCCAAAGAAGCCATTCAAACATTAAAACAAATGGGTATAGAAGTGTACATGGTAACGGGTGACAACAAACGTACAGCGGAAGCGATCGCAAACCAAGTACACATCGATCATGTTTATGCAGAGGTGCTTCCGGAAGACAAAGCGAAAATCGTCGAGGAGCTGCAAAAACAGGGGAAACAAGTGGCAATGGTCGGTGATGGAATTAATGACGCTCCAGCTCTTGCGAAAGCGGATATTGGTATGGCAATTGGCACAGGAGCGGATGTCGCCATCGAAACGGCCGATGTTACCTTGGTCGGCGGAGATTTAGCCCATATCCCGAAAGCGATTGAGTTAAGCCGCAAAACAATGAAAAACATTCGGCAAAACCTGTTCTGGGCTTTGTTCTATAATACCATTGGCATTCCTGTAGCTGCCGCTGGATTATTGGAGCCTTGGGTTGCCGGAGCGGCAATGGCGTTCAGTTCCGTATCTGTTGTGACCAACGCGCTTCGTTTGAAACGCGTGAAAATATAA
- a CDS encoding multicopper oxidase family protein, which produces MKKLLVGTILAGVVAIGAACSNSTSHSSMQGHDMSNMNIEKENTTKYSSKQLPLATKTKVLSGKEFYLTAKEALLQINDKVKLPVYTYNGSVPGPQIRVKQGDRVIIHFKNDLPEPTTIHWHGYPVPNSQDGVPGVTMNAIKPGETFTYEFTATVPGTYWYHSHQESAKQVDKGLYGTLIVEPKNEEKVDRDYTLVLDEWMSNPDEGNMHMSGMDHSNMGHGNSSNNQHMDMSSMGHDMSMYDIFTINGKSGSAVKPLKVKKGEKVRLRLVNAGYMSHKLHLHGHEFKIVATDGQPLKDPQPIKDELLNIAPGERYDIEFITNNPGEWLLECHGDMEGTDGMKVKIQYESQTNNTDKENAKKDLPIVDMTKYGKHELGPFTLDQKYDVEYTMDLGTAMGKDGMIFTINGKTYPETAPVNVKKGDLVKVKLVNNSPKDLHPMHLHGHFFQVLSKNGKPITGSPLIKDTLNLKPGEEYVVAFKADNPGNWMFHCHDLHHASAGMVTEVKYKDYKSDYTPNPNDTTNKPE; this is translated from the coding sequence ATGAAGAAATTATTGGTTGGAACTATTTTAGCGGGAGTTGTTGCTATTGGTGCAGCCTGCTCAAATAGTACTTCGCACAGTTCCATGCAGGGGCACGATATGTCAAACATGAATATAGAGAAGGAAAACACTACCAAGTACTCCAGTAAGCAACTGCCTTTAGCAACGAAGACAAAAGTTTTATCCGGTAAAGAGTTTTATCTAACCGCTAAAGAAGCATTATTACAAATAAATGATAAAGTAAAACTTCCGGTCTACACGTACAATGGATCTGTGCCCGGGCCGCAAATTCGTGTGAAACAAGGCGATCGAGTAATAATTCATTTTAAAAATGATTTGCCAGAACCGACGACGATCCATTGGCACGGCTACCCTGTTCCGAATAGCCAAGATGGAGTTCCGGGTGTCACGATGAACGCGATTAAACCGGGTGAAACCTTTACGTATGAATTTACTGCAACCGTACCGGGAACATATTGGTATCACTCCCATCAAGAAAGTGCGAAACAAGTGGACAAGGGGCTATACGGTACATTAATCGTAGAGCCTAAGAATGAGGAAAAAGTAGATCGAGACTACACACTTGTGTTAGATGAATGGATGAGCAATCCAGATGAAGGAAATATGCATATGAGTGGAATGGATCATAGCAATATGGGACACGGAAATAGCTCGAATAACCAACATATGGATATGAGCAGCATGGGCCATGATATGAGTATGTATGATATTTTCACGATTAACGGGAAAAGCGGTTCCGCTGTCAAACCTTTAAAAGTGAAGAAAGGCGAAAAGGTGCGACTTCGCCTTGTAAACGCAGGATACATGTCCCACAAACTTCACCTGCATGGTCATGAGTTTAAAATTGTCGCAACTGACGGGCAGCCGTTAAAAGATCCGCAACCAATCAAAGATGAACTTTTAAATATTGCTCCGGGTGAACGTTATGATATTGAATTTATCACGAATAACCCGGGTGAATGGTTATTAGAATGTCATGGTGATATGGAAGGTACCGATGGCATGAAAGTGAAAATTCAATACGAAAGCCAGACAAACAATACGGATAAAGAAAATGCAAAAAAAGACCTCCCTATCGTTGATATGACAAAATACGGAAAACATGAATTAGGTCCATTTACGTTAGACCAAAAATATGATGTAGAGTACACCATGGATTTAGGAACAGCGATGGGCAAAGATGGCATGATCTTCACGATTAATGGGAAAACTTATCCTGAAACAGCACCTGTAAATGTGAAGAAAGGAGATCTAGTAAAAGTAAAATTAGTAAACAATTCACCGAAAGATTTACATCCTATGCATTTACACGGACACTTCTTCCAAGTATTAAGTAAAAATGGCAAACCAATTACAGGTTCTCCATTGATTAAGGATACCTTGAATTTAAAACCGGGTGAAGAATATGTAGTCGCATTTAAAGCTGACAATCCGGGAAATTGGATGTTCCATTGCCATGACTTGCACCATGCTTCAGCCGGAATGGTTACAGAAGTAAAATATAAAGATTACAAATCTGACTATACACCCAACCCGAATGACACAACAAATAAACCTGAATAA
- a CDS encoding metal-sensing transcriptional repressor, translating into MIIEVIPVNQNQYENNDINAKMVPRTEEEIESIVKRLKRIEGQVRGVQKMVEDNRYCIDILVQISAIQAALNKVGLNLLERHVNHCVAKAIREGSGEESIRELMDVIKQFSK; encoded by the coding sequence ATGATCATTGAGGTGATACCAGTGAATCAAAATCAATATGAAAACAACGATATAAATGCCAAAATGGTTCCGCGAACCGAAGAAGAGATTGAAAGCATCGTCAAGCGATTGAAGCGTATTGAAGGGCAAGTACGCGGGGTGCAAAAGATGGTCGAGGACAATCGGTACTGTATTGATATTTTAGTGCAAATTTCCGCGATTCAAGCCGCGTTAAACAAAGTCGGGTTGAACTTGCTGGAACGTCATGTCAATCATTGTGTTGCCAAGGCGATCCGAGAAGGAAGCGGAGAAGAATCCATTCGGGAATTGATGGACGTTATTAAGCAATTCTCAAAGTAA
- a CDS encoding F510_1955 family glycosylhydrolase — MKKMTKAIMITSAIFLLSACSSSNEKKQAFITSKEQAKSNISVTNNPFFKEKKEGKFEHLHGIGYAGNQNAIYFATHEGLLVYQNNKWYETISNKHDYMGFSATDDGFYSSGHPEEGSSLGNPLGLVKSFDNGQTLMNLGFYKESDFHYMTVGYKSHTIYVVNQEENKKLGQGLFYSKDDGKTWSPSQLNGLPQTAAGTIAAHPTDENMVGISTPEGIFVSKDNGNTFERFTRKIDTTTFVFQEKSILFAAVENNKPVLIKQSLDSKQEEVLSVPKLDEKDHIMYMASNPTDEKEIVIATMNGDIFITKNNGESWTRLASKGKIF, encoded by the coding sequence ATGAAAAAAATGACGAAAGCCATTATGATTACATCGGCCATTTTTCTTCTAAGCGCTTGTTCATCATCCAATGAAAAAAAACAAGCCTTTATTACGAGCAAAGAACAAGCAAAATCCAACATATCTGTTACAAATAATCCTTTCTTTAAGGAAAAGAAAGAAGGAAAGTTCGAACATTTACATGGAATCGGTTATGCAGGCAACCAAAATGCGATTTACTTTGCTACACACGAAGGTTTACTTGTTTACCAAAATAATAAGTGGTATGAAACGATTTCCAATAAACATGATTATATGGGCTTTTCTGCCACAGATGATGGATTTTATTCATCGGGGCATCCAGAAGAAGGTTCATCTTTAGGAAATCCTCTTGGTCTTGTAAAAAGTTTTGATAATGGACAAACGTTGATGAATCTAGGATTTTATAAAGAATCTGATTTTCATTATATGACAGTTGGCTATAAAAGCCATACGATTTATGTCGTTAATCAAGAAGAAAACAAAAAGCTAGGACAAGGATTATTTTATAGTAAAGACGACGGCAAAACGTGGTCGCCAAGTCAATTAAACGGTCTACCACAAACTGCTGCAGGAACGATTGCTGCCCACCCAACGGACGAAAATATGGTCGGAATTAGTACGCCTGAAGGAATTTTTGTCTCCAAAGATAATGGGAATACGTTTGAACGGTTTACTCGAAAGATCGATACGACGACTTTTGTGTTCCAAGAAAAATCCATTTTATTTGCTGCTGTAGAGAACAATAAGCCTGTACTTATAAAACAATCATTAGATTCAAAACAGGAGGAAGTCCTTTCTGTTCCTAAACTCGATGAAAAAGACCATATCATGTATATGGCCTCTAATCCGACAGATGAGAAGGAAATTGTGATCGCCACCATGAACGGGGATATTTTCATCACAAAAAATAACGGTGAAAGCTGGACAAGACTAGCATCGAAAGGGAAAATTTTTTAA
- a CDS encoding DUF6803 family protein, translating to MNMTHYMELLAVNQPWNLILFMAIPVALAETIAITELAILFTRRFDGMIRKINKICSIIVGVYFVGIFIYLLVSAVIPFTLNGEWRGWIDIIAVGFYLVGVIPLLGLSLIDLGIIGRKWSEEQKLKYHSTFVGIFLVVAHIAMIFGMLDPSIGGDHSHHMHM from the coding sequence ATGAACATGACGCATTACATGGAACTGTTAGCGGTGAATCAACCTTGGAATTTGATTTTATTTATGGCTATTCCTGTTGCTCTTGCGGAGACCATTGCAATAACGGAGCTGGCAATTCTTTTTACTCGCCGTTTCGATGGAATGATCCGTAAAATCAACAAAATATGCAGCATCATTGTTGGTGTCTACTTTGTAGGAATTTTTATTTACTTATTGGTGAGTGCCGTCATTCCATTTACATTGAATGGGGAATGGCGCGGATGGATTGATATCATTGCAGTGGGATTTTATTTAGTGGGGGTCATTCCGTTATTGGGATTAAGTCTAATCGATTTAGGCATAATCGGTCGGAAATGGAGCGAGGAGCAAAAGTTGAAATATCATTCCACTTTCGTTGGTATATTTTTAGTAGTAGCTCATATTGCTATGATTTTTGGAATGCTCGATCCATCGATCGGCGGCGACCATTCTCATCATATGCATATGTGA
- a CDS encoding sensor histidine kinase: MRKISFKLGLLFFVFVLGIETILFASLYVTLVHSRINEEFEQLLARGNSHRDVLEKSYNPSTLEHVTMMESEAETDVVITNDKEKILYFSDHILPFAKRIIKKANKNIPHSGMIVQKNWQKESHISTVSPIRIDGKIKGYVYMFQNTDSIQNMIYKLKHHFIMVGILSVFLTIITIAFLSRVITIPLIRMKEATEKLSKGDFSVRLQVKGEDELAELGKAIQTLARDLEYLKKERNEFLASISHELRTPLTYVKGYADIARRPNMEEEERNRYLSIIYEEAEHMQKLVKDLFELAKMDQHSFQIHKEATNLCSFLKKLHDKMHPAFQAKKMSLVYYCDGNITVHIDQKRFEQVMMNLLDNALKYSDQGSTVSIDVRTEKNNIVIIVSDEGRGIPEEDLPHIFERFYRVDKSRSRTSGGTGLGLAIAKEIVEAHGGSIYAASEYGKGTNMIITLPEG, encoded by the coding sequence GTGAGAAAAATTTCGTTTAAATTAGGACTATTATTTTTTGTATTCGTATTAGGAATAGAGACGATTTTATTTGCGTCATTATATGTTACTTTGGTTCATTCTCGAATTAATGAGGAATTTGAACAGCTGTTGGCAAGAGGGAACAGCCACCGTGATGTGTTAGAAAAAAGTTATAACCCTTCTACGTTAGAACATGTCACCATGATGGAGTCTGAAGCGGAGACGGACGTCGTTATTACCAATGACAAGGAGAAGATATTGTATTTTTCAGATCATATTTTACCATTTGCTAAAAGAATCATAAAAAAAGCAAATAAAAACATTCCCCATAGTGGAATGATTGTGCAAAAAAATTGGCAGAAAGAGTCGCATATTTCAACAGTAAGCCCGATTCGGATTGACGGCAAGATCAAAGGGTATGTCTATATGTTTCAAAATACGGATTCCATTCAAAACATGATTTATAAGTTAAAGCATCATTTCATTATGGTTGGAATTCTTTCTGTATTTTTAACCATTATTACGATTGCTTTCTTATCAAGAGTTATTACCATCCCTCTCATTCGTATGAAAGAGGCGACCGAAAAATTGAGTAAAGGGGATTTTTCTGTTCGTTTGCAAGTAAAAGGGGAGGACGAATTGGCGGAATTAGGGAAAGCCATTCAAACATTGGCGAGGGATTTAGAATACTTAAAAAAAGAAAGAAACGAATTTCTCGCCAGTATTTCTCATGAACTTCGTACCCCTCTCACTTATGTAAAAGGGTATGCGGATATAGCTAGGAGACCAAACATGGAGGAAGAGGAGAGAAATCGATATTTGTCCATTATCTACGAAGAAGCAGAGCATATGCAAAAGCTGGTGAAGGATCTTTTTGAATTAGCGAAGATGGATCAACATTCCTTTCAAATTCATAAGGAAGCTACAAACTTATGTTCTTTCTTAAAAAAATTGCATGACAAAATGCATCCTGCGTTTCAGGCTAAAAAAATGTCTCTTGTATATTACTGTGATGGAAACATTACCGTCCATATTGACCAAAAACGTTTTGAGCAAGTGATGATGAATTTGTTGGACAATGCTTTAAAATATTCCGATCAAGGTTCTACCGTGTCTATTGATGTAAGAACAGAGAAAAACAACATTGTGATTATTGTTTCAGACGAAGGCAGAGGGATCCCTGAAGAGGATTTGCCGCATATTTTTGAACGGTTTTACCGAGTGGATAAATCAAGATCAAGAACCAGCGGCGGAACAGGACTGGGGCTGGCCATCGCCAAGGAAATTGTGGAAGCGCACGGAGGCTCGATTTACGCCGCAAGTGAATATGGAAAAGGAACAAACATGATTATTACATTGCCGGAGGGATGA
- a CDS encoding SHOCT domain-containing protein: MGIFHTMFGGSAMMIGMMLFWVVLIAIGFYLLHRFINDRKEELSPMEILKIRLAKGEITLDEFEQLSKKL; encoded by the coding sequence ATGGGAATTTTTCATACGATGTTTGGAGGTTCGGCTATGATGATCGGGATGATGTTATTCTGGGTTGTATTAATTGCCATTGGTTTTTATCTCTTACATCGTTTTATCAATGACCGTAAAGAAGAGTTATCTCCGATGGAAATATTAAAAATACGATTAGCCAAAGGAGAGATCACTTTAGATGAATTTGAACAGCTATCCAAAAAGCTATAG
- a CDS encoding response regulator transcription factor, translating into MYTILLVDDEKRMLDLLDLYLSPKGYHCVKCESGLSAIQYLENNKVDLVLLDIMMPEIDGWETCKRIREFSNVPIIMVTARDQTTDIVQGLKIGADDYITKPFDESELLARIEAVLRRSVGKHSKIEFQGLVWDEDQHKVQYKNHPICLTPKEFAVLGLFLKNPNRVLSREQIIVSLWGYNANTEERTIDSHVKNVREKLRQAGFPIDQFLQTVWGVGYKWEE; encoded by the coding sequence ATGTACACGATTTTACTGGTTGACGATGAAAAACGAATGTTAGATTTACTTGATCTTTATCTGTCGCCTAAAGGATATCATTGTGTAAAATGTGAGTCCGGCTTATCAGCGATACAGTACTTAGAGAATAACAAAGTGGATTTAGTTTTGCTGGATATTATGATGCCAGAGATAGATGGTTGGGAAACGTGCAAGCGAATTCGGGAATTTTCTAACGTCCCGATCATCATGGTAACAGCACGTGATCAAACAACGGATATCGTCCAAGGACTGAAAATCGGAGCGGATGACTATATTACGAAGCCGTTTGACGAATCCGAACTGCTGGCGCGCATCGAGGCTGTACTACGCCGTTCAGTAGGAAAACATTCGAAAATTGAGTTTCAAGGTTTAGTGTGGGATGAAGACCAGCATAAAGTTCAATATAAAAACCACCCTATTTGTCTAACACCTAAAGAGTTTGCTGTATTAGGACTTTTTCTGAAAAATCCAAACAGAGTGCTTAGCAGAGAACAAATCATCGTGTCCTTATGGGGCTATAACGCAAATACAGAAGAGCGTACAATAGACTCTCATGTCAAAAATGTTAGAGAAAAGCTTAGACAAGCTGGTTTTCCGATCGATCAATTTCTGCAAACCGTTTGGGGCGTAGGATATAAATGGGAGGAATAA
- a CDS encoding sulfite exporter TauE/SafE family protein, which yields MYSFLSQISNLLSQPFLNIANSTTAIPILSAFVLGIVGAMAPCQLTGNLGAITLYSNQSLQKGIAWKELLLFILGKIIAFSGLGFIVWLMGKEIQSALTLYFPWLRKLIGPILILVGLYLLGLFKMYWNVTLFKIPERFLKKGKIGSFLMGFGFSLAFCPTMFVLFFVTLMPLVYSTSYGVLLPSVFAVGTSVPVILFILILWYLGFSGTLMKKGKQAGRFVQKAAGIVMILLGILDTITYWF from the coding sequence GTGTATTCGTTCTTGAGCCAAATAAGCAACCTTCTAAGCCAACCGTTTCTCAATATTGCAAATAGCACGACAGCTATTCCCATTTTGTCAGCTTTTGTTCTTGGCATTGTAGGAGCGATGGCTCCATGTCAGCTCACTGGCAACTTGGGAGCGATCACATTGTACAGTAATCAGTCCTTGCAAAAAGGGATTGCGTGGAAAGAGTTGCTCCTATTTATTTTGGGTAAAATCATTGCTTTTTCCGGTTTAGGTTTCATCGTTTGGCTGATGGGGAAAGAGATTCAAAGTGCACTAACATTATATTTTCCGTGGTTAAGAAAGCTGATCGGTCCCATTCTCATTCTTGTAGGTTTATACTTGTTAGGGCTTTTTAAAATGTATTGGAACGTAACCTTGTTCAAAATCCCTGAGAGATTTTTAAAGAAAGGAAAAATAGGCTCCTTTTTAATGGGTTTTGGCTTTTCATTAGCTTTCTGTCCAACCATGTTTGTTCTATTTTTTGTTACTCTAATGCCTCTGGTATACTCAACGTCTTATGGAGTGTTATTACCGAGTGTCTTTGCCGTCGGAACCTCTGTACCTGTTATTTTATTCATCCTCATCCTTTGGTACTTAGGATTTAGCGGCACTCTAATGAAAAAAGGAAAACAAGCAGGAAGGTTCGTTCAGAAAGCAGCTGGAATCGTGATGATTTTACTTGGCATATTAGACACTATTACTTATTGGTTTTAA